AAAAGGAGCAGGGAGCGATCTTGCTCGATTGAATGATAAACCCTGGGCGGTCGCGGATTATAAGGAATTAACCGGAGGAAAAAGTCTGAGGCCGAAGCGTTTTCTTTACAGTACGAACGAGGCCATTCTATACGAAGGTCTGGATGCGGGAATCGTATTTGCGAGACTCGGAAAATACGAGCTCGAATCGAAGGGATTGGGTTTAACAAACTGGTTTAAAGGAATCGTAGTTCTAAATACTCCTACGAATAAAGAGGATTGGAAACACGGATTGAAAGAGAAGTACGGCGAACTTCCGTTTTTGGACAGAACCGAATTTTTGGGTCTCTTTTTTCCTGTACCCGGAAAGCCGTCCCAGGAAACCTTATCGCTGGCGGAAAATCCCGTTCGACCTAGGCTTATGTCGGATGAAAGGGTTTTATCGGAAGGCGAGCTTTCTTTCGGGGGACCTCGATCCAACGGGAAGGAATTGCTTCACGCTCCGAAAGAATGTTTTTTGATTCGTAGAAGTTACTTTCCGAAGTGGATCGACGCGGACGGAGGAACGTTATTTCAAACCCAACTGAACGAAATCTTACTATGTTCTAAGGAAAAAAAATTCGATCTTTATTTCGATAAAGGAAATTCAGTAATTCTTACTATCGTAATGCTTCTGCTGCCTATATTATTCATTTTTTCCTCCCTAGTCAAGGGGAGGTGGTTTTTTCGTTGAGCGAGGATATGCATAAGGAATCCGTCAGAAAGCCTTATGCCGGTCTGCAATTATTCTCCAATTCGTTATTGGCGATTTTCGGAATCCTGCTTGCTTGGGGTTCGCTCAGCGAGTGGAGCAGTTCCACCTGGGGGAGAGTAATTCTTCACGGGTTGGAGGGCGGCTTGGTCGGAGCGGTCTGCGATTGGTTTGCGGTTTGGAAAACGTACCGCGCGGTCGAAATTGAGAGCGAGACTATCGCCGAAGAAATTGGTAAATGGGTCTCCTCCGATCTTGTGAATGAAGATAAGTTAAAGGAATATATGGATCGTATTTTGGACGATCCCGACAATATTTCCGCGCTCTCCCGTTTGATCGAGATGCACCTGGGGGGAGAGCCGGAAGTTAGGAAACTTTTGGATTCGATTTGGGATAAAGTGGAGGAGGATATCGTCCGCTATCTTAAGAACTTCCGTTTTTCCGGATCCGATCAGGAAATTTTGCGGGAACTGAATCGCCGCAAGGAAATTTTCGGAACGGTCCGTTTCTTAGTCGGAGAAGCGCTAGTCAAGGCGACCGATCAGGCGGATTTTAAAATGAGAATGGATCGAATTACGCAAAGCTTATCCTTCTTTGCAAAACCTTTAGTTTGGCTGATAGACCCTCAAAAAAGGATACGGGAATTCGGGGAAGGCCTTAAGGACGGGAAAGAATTCGATTCCGAGGACGAGGGGATTTTGTACGAAGTATTTTCCCTATTCTCCGATTGTGCGGATTTGTATATAGGTTCTTGGAACGATTTGCCCGAATCGACCAAGGAAGAAGCTGTCCGCGCATTGACCGATTTCGGCAAGGACCAATTGAATCGATTGGTGACGGACGTGATACTTCTACATATGGAAGACATCAAGAAGTTGGGAAATTTACGGGAGTACGGACCGGCGCGCTCGATCCTAGAATTCTTGAGGTCGAGGACGAATGCGGGTGTGTCCCGATACGTAGGCGAACAGGTCGCGAGAGGATTGAAACTTCTCGAACCTAGGCAATTTCGGATCAATTTAGAGGAAAAAACCCGGAAGGTTTTGGAGAAAATTCGAATCAACGGAAGTTTGCTCGGATTTGTTTGCGGAATAGCGATCGGCATCGTAGATTTTCTATTCTAATTTCGCGCCTTTAATTTGGAAAAATCTTGCCAACCGATCCAAACTATCGTTTGATAACCTCCTTATGAGCAAGCGAGCATCGTTACTCCTATTCCTTGCCCTGTTTACGACAGGATGCTACTCATCGACCATATTCTTTTTTAATAATATCCGAATGAAGCCGGTTCCGGTCGACGTGCGAAAGGGGTTGTATAAGCAGGAAGAACGAAGCTGTAGCGAAAAAGTCCAGGATCTCATGTACAAAATACATGAGAAAAATTCTCACGCCACTCATATTCGAGATTTGGAAGTCTATAAGGAGGACGACGGGGCCTGGGGAAATTGCTATCGCCTCAGATACGGATTGGAGATTACCAGATGAATAGAACGTTCCTTCTCGGTTTTTCGATATTGACCGTCTTGACCTTGATTTCCTCCTGCACGGGAGGAGAAAAGCTTCTCTTTCAAATCGACCGATTAAAACCCGCAAAAGAGAGGCCTGCCTTTTCGAAGAATCGTATCGAGGGCGAGAATTGCGTAGGTTGGTTCTTTCCGGTTTACTTCGGAAAATTCGAACCGGATCTTCAGGCAGCGTATGATAATGCTTTGGAAAGAGCTCCTGCAGGAACGCAATCTCTCTCCGACGGAGAAGTATTTACCCGTTTCTTTCTTTTACCTCCTCTAGTTTATATCCGATGTATCGCCATCGTCGGGACTCCCAGTATGGAATAATCGTAATCGTTAATACTCCGTTTTCGATTCAGGTAGCTCGCTGTCTTGAGTCGATCTTGATTTAACGTCATTCGATAGTCGCTTACGAATCCGAATTTTGTTGGATGAAAAAAAGAGGTGCAGTTGAGATAAATGCTTTATCATTGAACTATTGTCTACTTCAATCGTCTAAACAGTATCCTCGGATGAAAAGGAGGGTAAGGAAGGATTTCATGGAATCGGTAGTGCATAAGTCGGGAACAAGGGGAAACGTAGATTTTGGCTGGTTGAAATCCAAACATACGTTCAGCTTCGGTTCCTATATGGATGAAAGCCGGATTCATTTCGGGGCGCTCCGAGTGTTAAACGACGATGCTATTGCAGGTGGGACGGGTTTTCCTATGCACCCCCATCAAGACATGGAGATCATCACGATTCCGTTGGAAGGGGCGGTCGAGCATAAGGATAGTATCGGTACCAACGGTGTGATTCATGCAGGGGAAGTCCAAGTAATGTCTGCGGGAACAGGAATTAGGCATTCGGAATACAATCACTCGGAGTCGGAATTGCTGAGCTTGTTGCAGATTTGGGTAATCCCGAATAAGAGATCCGTTTCCCCGCGATACGCCCAGAAAAAATTTTCCGAAGAAGAGCGCAAAAACCGTTTTCAATTGCTGG
The Leptospira inadai serovar Lyme str. 10 genome window above contains:
- a CDS encoding membrane protein; translation: MHKESVRKPYAGLQLFSNSLLAIFGILLAWGSLSEWSSSTWGRVILHGLEGGLVGAVCDWFAVWKTYRAVEIESETIAEEIGKWVSSDLVNEDKLKEYMDRILDDPDNISALSRLIEMHLGGEPEVRKLLDSIWDKVEEDIVRYLKNFRFSGSDQEILRELNRRKEIFGTVRFLVGEALVKATDQADFKMRMDRITQSLSFFAKPLVWLIDPQKRIREFGEGLKDGKEFDSEDEGILYEVFSLFSDCADLYIGSWNDLPESTKEEAVRALTDFGKDQLNRLVTDVILLHMEDIKKLGNLREYGPARSILEFLRSRTNAGVSRYVGEQVARGLKLLEPRQFRINLEEKTRKVLEKIRINGSLLGFVCGIAIGIVDFLF
- a CDS encoding pirin family protein, with protein sequence MESVVHKSGTRGNVDFGWLKSKHTFSFGSYMDESRIHFGALRVLNDDAIAGGTGFPMHPHQDMEIITIPLEGAVEHKDSIGTNGVIHAGEVQVMSAGTGIRHSEYNHSESELLSLLQIWVIPNKRSVSPRYAQKKFSEEERKNRFQLLVSPDQNSDGLWIHQNAWFSLGNLDKGIEVSYEPRNKKGGVYAFLISGKVEINGTELFSRDGAGFATGEVLQVKSLENSELLLIDVPEL